In Flavobacterium gelatinilyticum, a genomic segment contains:
- a CDS encoding glycoside hydrolase family 140 protein produces MNLKIKSLYALSISFMFTAQSGFSQSAKTKASLPEIKVSKNQHYFVTENEKPFFWLGDTGWLTFGKLDRPGIEKYFKDRKDKGFNVVQVMVLHNINAVNVYGSSALINEDVSKPLITAGNDFKDPKQYDYWDHVDYTLDVAQKNGIYLAMVPVWGTNVSKGNKVSKEQATEYAQFLANRYKNRTNVIWLNGGDTHGNEFQDIWNAIGNTLKTSNPNQLVTFHPFGRTDSSENFHNEKWLDFNMFQSGHRRYDQDSVKTNFKEDNYKFVLRDFELKPTKPTLDGEPSYEAIPHGLHDTLQPKWTASDVRRYGYWSVLSGGAGYTYGHNAVMQMFRKGDKPAYGNKELWTSAINAPGAKQMVYIKKLMEEFPFLEGTPDVSLVVNQGEKYDYIPAIKGEKYALLYTYNGRIIEVKLGKIAGDKFEATWYNPRNGKKTKIGTFDNKGTQNFQPEGKKEDGNDWVLILKSK; encoded by the coding sequence ATGAATCTGAAAATAAAATCTTTATACGCTCTTAGTATAAGCTTTATGTTTACAGCACAAAGCGGATTTTCGCAATCTGCTAAAACAAAAGCATCACTGCCTGAAATCAAAGTATCTAAAAATCAGCATTATTTTGTTACCGAAAACGAAAAACCATTTTTCTGGCTTGGCGACACAGGCTGGCTCACATTCGGAAAACTGGACAGACCGGGAATTGAGAAATATTTTAAAGACAGAAAAGACAAAGGATTCAATGTTGTTCAGGTAATGGTTTTGCACAACATCAATGCCGTTAACGTTTATGGTTCTTCGGCTTTAATCAACGAAGACGTTTCGAAACCGCTGATTACAGCTGGAAATGATTTCAAAGATCCAAAACAATACGATTATTGGGATCACGTAGATTATACGCTGGATGTGGCTCAGAAAAACGGAATTTACCTTGCAATGGTGCCGGTTTGGGGAACAAACGTTTCAAAAGGAAATAAAGTAAGCAAAGAACAAGCAACAGAATATGCTCAGTTTTTGGCCAATCGATATAAAAACAGAACCAACGTAATTTGGTTAAACGGTGGAGACACGCACGGAAACGAATTTCAAGATATCTGGAATGCTATCGGAAATACTTTAAAAACCAGTAATCCAAATCAGTTAGTGACTTTTCACCCGTTTGGAAGAACCGATTCTTCAGAGAACTTCCACAACGAAAAATGGCTGGATTTCAACATGTTTCAATCAGGACACAGAAGATACGATCAGGATTCAGTGAAAACAAATTTCAAAGAAGACAATTACAAATTTGTTTTAAGAGATTTCGAATTAAAACCAACAAAACCTACACTTGACGGAGAACCTTCTTACGAAGCAATTCCACACGGCTTGCACGACACATTACAGCCAAAATGGACAGCAAGCGATGTACGTCGTTACGGATATTGGTCGGTTTTATCAGGTGGAGCAGGTTACACATACGGGCACAACGCCGTAATGCAAATGTTCAGAAAAGGCGATAAACCAGCTTATGGAAATAAAGAATTATGGACATCAGCAATCAATGCGCCTGGAGCAAAACAAATGGTGTATATCAAGAAATTAATGGAAGAATTTCCGTTTTTAGAAGGAACTCCGGATGTTTCATTAGTCGTTAACCAAGGAGAAAAATACGATTATATTCCGGCAATAAAAGGAGAAAAATATGCTTTGCTTTACACGTACAATGGAAGAATAATCGAAGTAAAACTAGGAAAAATCGCCGGCGATAAATTCGAAGCGACTTGGTACAATCCAAGAAACGGCAAGAAAACCAAAATCGGAACATTTGACAATAAAGGAACTCAAAACTTCCAGCCAGAAGGCAAAAAAGAAGATGGCAATGACTGGGTTTTGATTTTGAAATCTAAGTAG
- a CDS encoding glycoside hydrolase family 28 protein has product MKIKNILFILCFITSLTTFAHDGWYNILNEGGNNKGLKCTDAIQKTIEKASKNGGGTIFFPAGEYLTGALTLRSNITIHLDSGALLKFSENFDDFLPYVEMRYEGIVMKSFQPLFYAKDVENITIKGRGVIDGQGKAWWNEVYRIETAKEPLPPTKYQTMWEEQNKGLYTEPYYKRTVDKKFFRPSFFQAYNCKNILIEGVTFQNSPFWTINPEFCDNVTVTGISIFNPHSPNTDGINPSSCTNVRISNCHISVGDDCITIKSGRDGDGRKYGKATENVTITNCTMLSGHGGVVIGSEMSGGIKKITISNCVFDGTDRGIRIKSARGRGGVVEDIRVDNIVMKNIKEEAFVLSLFYDKGTKVEPVTEKTPIFRNIHMSNITASNVNKAGQILGITEMPIQNITFSNINIDGKEGFTVNTATDVEFHDVKVNATIGSSFKISDSKNVILDNVGSSTPIKNVPVIKLNNVSNALINNNFPFNATDIFIEADGKETKNIFLKNNVLNNVTTKIKKGASLDKKAITE; this is encoded by the coding sequence ATGAAAATCAAAAATATACTATTCATACTCTGTTTCATCACCAGCTTAACAACATTCGCACACGACGGCTGGTACAACATCCTAAACGAAGGCGGAAACAACAAAGGCTTAAAATGCACCGATGCCATTCAGAAAACAATCGAAAAAGCATCTAAAAATGGCGGAGGAACCATCTTTTTCCCAGCTGGAGAATACTTAACAGGCGCTTTAACATTAAGAAGCAACATCACCATTCATTTAGATTCTGGAGCGCTTTTAAAGTTCTCAGAAAACTTCGATGATTTCTTGCCGTATGTAGAAATGCGTTACGAAGGAATCGTAATGAAAAGTTTCCAACCATTATTTTACGCCAAAGATGTAGAAAACATCACCATCAAAGGAAGAGGAGTAATCGACGGACAAGGAAAAGCATGGTGGAATGAAGTTTACAGAATTGAAACAGCCAAAGAACCGCTTCCGCCAACAAAATACCAAACCATGTGGGAAGAGCAAAACAAAGGTCTTTACACAGAACCATATTACAAAAGAACGGTTGACAAGAAATTCTTCAGACCATCTTTCTTTCAGGCTTACAACTGTAAAAATATTTTGATCGAAGGCGTAACCTTTCAAAATTCACCATTTTGGACCATTAACCCAGAATTTTGTGATAATGTAACGGTTACAGGAATTTCGATTTTCAATCCGCATTCGCCAAATACAGACGGTATTAATCCATCTTCTTGTACCAATGTTCGCATTTCAAACTGCCATATCAGCGTAGGAGATGACTGTATTACCATCAAATCCGGAAGAGACGGCGACGGTCGTAAATACGGAAAAGCAACAGAAAATGTAACCATCACAAACTGTACGATGTTAAGCGGACACGGCGGCGTGGTTATCGGAAGTGAAATGTCGGGTGGAATCAAAAAAATCACAATTTCAAACTGTGTTTTTGACGGAACTGATAGAGGAATCCGTATCAAGTCTGCTCGCGGAAGAGGCGGAGTGGTAGAAGACATTCGCGTTGATAATATCGTCATGAAAAACATCAAAGAAGAAGCTTTTGTATTAAGCCTTTTTTACGATAAAGGCACTAAAGTCGAGCCTGTAACAGAGAAAACGCCGATTTTCAGAAACATTCACATGAGCAACATTACAGCTTCAAACGTGAACAAAGCAGGACAGATTTTAGGAATCACAGAAATGCCAATTCAAAACATCACTTTTTCAAACATCAACATCGACGGAAAAGAAGGTTTTACTGTAAATACAGCGACAGATGTTGAATTTCATGATGTAAAAGTAAACGCAACTATAGGTTCTTCTTTCAAAATTTCAGACTCAAAAAATGTAATTTTAGACAACGTTGGATCTTCAACACCAATAAAAAATGTTCCGGTTATCAAATTAAATAATGTTTCTAATGCTTTAATCAACAATAATTTTCCATTTAATGCAACCGATATTTTTATCGAAGCAGATGGAAAAGAAACGAAGAATATTTTCTTGAAAAACAATGTTTTAAACAACGTAACAACGAAAATTAAAAAAGGCGCTTCTTTAGATAAAAAAGCGATTACAGAATAA